The Prevotella sp. E9-3 genome has a window encoding:
- a CDS encoding histidine-type phosphatase — MKKVILSFCTIVLCLTIQAQKTAREEIAENPFLCGSNYLDYDRYPATKPLTPAPKGYEPFYLSHYGRHGSRWLIGKQDYSRVADVLRKAESQGKLTPTGCEVLEKLEIFIPCTIKRLGDLTTVGERQHHGIGKRMTEHFPEIFKKKNVAIDARSTVVPRCILSMIAECEEMMAANPSARIHNDVSESLQYYLNQPWDDRLKEHSKRVKQEEKRAYQERVTKPERLMKLLFNDQQWVKDSINAIDMTYNLFEVAANMQSHDTDIDLLSLFTTDELYAQWCVRNVGWYLNYGAAPQTGGIMPFSQRNLLKNIIETTDTVLGADAAKANVQATLRFGHEVCVMPLACLLELDSCGISVENPDSLDRYWRNYNIFPMACNIQLVFYRPKKGKSGEVLVKALLNEREATLPVKTDKWPYYPWKVLRQYYLDKLSEFEYVQK; from the coding sequence ATGAAAAAAGTCATTCTTTCTTTTTGTACAATTGTACTCTGTCTTACCATTCAGGCGCAGAAAACGGCACGCGAAGAAATTGCCGAGAACCCATTCCTATGCGGAAGCAACTACTTGGACTATGACCGTTACCCGGCTACAAAACCCTTAACTCCTGCTCCTAAAGGATATGAGCCATTCTACTTGAGTCACTATGGTCGTCATGGTTCACGATGGCTGATTGGAAAGCAGGACTACTCGCGAGTTGCCGATGTATTGCGCAAGGCAGAAAGCCAAGGAAAGCTCACGCCAACAGGATGTGAAGTTCTGGAAAAACTAGAGATTTTTATTCCATGTACCATCAAACGCCTGGGCGATTTGACAACTGTTGGCGAGCGCCAGCACCATGGTATTGGCAAACGCATGACCGAACATTTCCCTGAAATTTTTAAAAAGAAAAATGTAGCCATTGATGCACGTTCTACAGTAGTTCCACGTTGCATTCTTTCTATGATTGCCGAATGCGAGGAAATGATGGCTGCCAATCCCTCAGCTCGTATCCATAACGATGTGAGTGAGTCACTACAATATTATCTTAACCAGCCGTGGGATGACCGTTTAAAGGAACATAGCAAAAGAGTAAAACAGGAAGAGAAAAGGGCTTATCAGGAGCGAGTCACTAAACCGGAGCGGCTGATGAAACTTCTCTTCAACGACCAGCAATGGGTGAAGGACAGCATCAATGCCATAGATATGACATACAACCTGTTTGAGGTTGCAGCAAACATGCAGAGCCATGATACTGATATTGATTTGCTGAGCCTTTTTACCACTGACGAACTCTATGCCCAATGGTGTGTACGCAACGTCGGTTGGTATCTGAACTACGGTGCCGCCCCACAAACCGGTGGCATCATGCCCTTTAGCCAAAGAAATCTTCTAAAGAACATCATAGAGACCACTGACACTGTATTGGGAGCAGACGCAGCAAAAGCCAACGTCCAAGCAACTTTACGTTTTGGCCATGAAGTTTGTGTTATGCCGCTGGCATGCCTGCTTGAACTTGATTCATGCGGAATCAGCGTAGAAAATCCAGACTCTTTGGATCGTTATTGGCGGAACTACAACATATTCCCCATGGCCTGCAATATACAGTTGGTATTCTACCGCCCAAAGAAAGGAAAGAGTGGAGAAGTGCTGGTGAAAGCTCTGTTGAACGAACGCGAAGCCACCTTGCCTGTAAAAACAGACAAGTGGCCCTACTATCCATGGAAAGTCTTAAGACAATACTACCTTGACAAACTATCTGAATTTGAATACGTACAGAAATAA
- a CDS encoding DUF5606 domain-containing protein: MQQTILAISGKPGLYKLVTNGKNNLIVEALDATHRRQPAFATDRITSLNDIAMFTDDEDVALTTVLDNMKTLEKGKKASIDVKKASGDELREYFAKILPNFDRDRVHNSDIKKLIQWYNILIENGISDFKDESAENKEEGKDAK; this comes from the coding sequence ATGCAACAAACAATTTTAGCAATCTCCGGCAAGCCCGGTCTTTACAAGCTTGTGACAAACGGCAAGAACAACCTCATTGTAGAGGCACTTGACGCCACACACCGTCGTCAGCCTGCATTTGCAACAGACCGTATTACATCCCTCAACGACATCGCTATGTTCACCGACGATGAGGACGTAGCCCTCACCACCGTTCTTGACAACATGAAGACCCTCGAAAAGGGCAAGAAAGCATCTATTGATGTAAAGAAAGCCAGCGGTGATGAACTGCGTGAATACTTTGCTAAGATTCTGCCAAACTTCGACCGTGACCGTGTTCACAACAGTGACATCAAGAAACTTATCCAGTGGTACAATATTCTCATTGAAAACGGTATCAGCGATTTTAAAGACGAATCAGCTGAAAACAAAGAAGAGGGGAAGGACGCAAAATAA
- the coaE gene encoding dephospho-CoA kinase (Dephospho-CoA kinase (CoaE) performs the final step in coenzyme A biosynthesis.), protein MKIGITGGIGSGKSYVCKLLAERNIEVYDCDKAAKRLMHESAELKSQLIKLLGPDAYTDDGLLNKAVVARFLLLSEDNAHAIDNIVHPAVVNDFIQSGMQWMESAILFESGISHLVDRVIVVTAPEIIRLERIMKRDNISNEKARQWMNRQWPQEKVRQAADFEIVNDGIQPLLPQLETILNKLQQ, encoded by the coding sequence ATGAAGATTGGCATCACAGGCGGTATTGGGAGCGGGAAAAGTTATGTTTGCAAACTCCTGGCTGAACGTAATATTGAGGTGTACGACTGCGACAAAGCAGCCAAGCGGTTGATGCACGAGTCTGCAGAATTAAAGTCCCAGCTCATTAAACTACTAGGGCCAGACGCTTATACCGACGACGGACTACTGAACAAAGCAGTTGTAGCACGTTTTCTACTGCTTTCTGAAGACAATGCCCACGCAATAGACAACATTGTTCATCCCGCTGTAGTCAACGATTTCATACAAAGCGGAATGCAATGGATGGAGAGTGCTATCCTATTCGAATCGGGCATCAGTCATTTAGTAGATCGGGTTATTGTTGTCACAGCGCCTGAGATCATCCGTCTGGAGCGAATCATGAAGCGTGACAACATCAGCAACGAGAAAGCCCGTCAATGGATGAACCGCCAATGGCCACAGGAGAAGGTGCGACAAGCTGCAGACTTTGAAATAGTGAACGATGGCATACAGCCACTCTTACCACAGTTAGAGACCATTTTGAATAAATTACAACAATAA
- a CDS encoding CdaR family protein: MKASDIIRSIINFLFSKANREFLIFLFFFAVAGVFWILMALNDNYEQEIRIPVHYTNIPKTVVMTSPETDTLRVTIRDKGIILLGYMYGDAMQNITIDFKSNARHNGMGEVPASELSKKITSRLTSSSKLISIKPEKLTFYYNYGEKKRVPIKWRGSVTPEELFFISGVEYDPDSVTIYASHSKLDSINTVYTEVLNYSDFRDTLTVDARLQKIAGVKMLPNMVSIRFMTDVLTEVSFDDVPVVGINMPKGKILRTFPAKVKVKFVTGVKTYQSLSKNDFRVVADYEEIQRSQSSKCNIYLQSSPEGITRAALSVKQVDYLIEEQSQKNESTDTASADSIAVHHHKQQQSVNDNDSIQ; encoded by the coding sequence GTGAAAGCAAGCGACATCATCCGCTCCATCATCAATTTCCTGTTCAGTAAAGCAAACAGAGAATTTTTGATTTTCCTGTTCTTTTTTGCCGTTGCCGGAGTATTCTGGATACTCATGGCCCTCAACGACAACTACGAACAGGAAATACGCATTCCTGTGCATTACACGAACATACCAAAGACAGTGGTGATGACCTCGCCCGAGACCGACACACTTCGGGTCACCATACGCGACAAAGGTATCATTCTGTTGGGATATATGTATGGTGACGCCATGCAAAATATCACAATAGACTTTAAAAGCAACGCCCGCCACAATGGAATGGGCGAAGTACCTGCGAGCGAATTGAGCAAGAAGATAACCTCTCGTTTGACCAGTTCTTCAAAACTGATCAGCATAAAGCCGGAGAAGCTCACGTTCTACTACAACTACGGAGAGAAGAAGCGCGTGCCTATCAAATGGCGTGGTTCAGTAACACCAGAAGAGCTATTCTTCATCTCAGGTGTGGAATACGACCCAGACAGTGTCACCATCTATGCGTCACATTCCAAACTCGACAGCATCAACACGGTGTACACAGAAGTGCTGAACTATTCTGATTTTCGCGACACGCTGACAGTAGATGCCAGACTCCAGAAAATTGCCGGTGTAAAAATGCTTCCAAACATGGTGTCAATACGATTCATGACCGATGTACTTACGGAGGTTAGTTTCGACGATGTGCCCGTGGTAGGTATTAACATGCCAAAGGGAAAGATTCTTCGCACGTTCCCGGCAAAAGTAAAGGTAAAATTCGTGACAGGCGTAAAGACTTATCAGTCCTTGTCAAAGAACGATTTTAGGGTTGTTGCCGACTACGAGGAAATACAGAGAAGTCAATCGTCCAAATGCAACATCTACCTTCAGTCTTCCCCAGAAGGCATTACAAGAGCTGCACTGAGCGTCAAACAGGTTGACTACCTTATAGAAGAACAGAGCCAGAAAAACGAATCTACAGACACAGCATCTGCTGACAGTATCGCTGTTCACCACCACAAGCAACAGCAGTCTGTAAACGACAACGACTCTATCCAATAG
- the yajC gene encoding preprotein translocase subunit YajC: MTNIILQAQAAQGSGMGTIIMLVAMFGILYFFMIRPQQKRQKEIQKFQNELTEGTSVVTGGGIYGTVKSIDLTKNTVEVKIARDVVITVDRGSVFKDSANTPLQK, translated from the coding sequence ATGACCAACATCATTCTTCAGGCACAGGCCGCACAAGGTAGCGGCATGGGTACCATTATCATGCTGGTAGCAATGTTTGGAATCCTGTATTTCTTTATGATTCGCCCTCAGCAGAAACGTCAGAAAGAAATTCAGAAATTTCAGAACGAACTGACCGAAGGCACGTCTGTTGTTACAGGCGGCGGTATCTACGGAACAGTAAAAAGCATTGACCTGACAAAGAACACCGTCGAAGTAAAAATTGCCCGCGACGTAGTAATCACAGTAGACCGCGGTTCAGTGTTCAAGGATTCAGCAAACACTCCTCTGCAGAAATAG
- the nusB gene encoding transcription antitermination factor NusB, whose translation MINREIIRIKIVQLTYAYYQNGNKNIDTAEKELFFSLSKAYDLYNYLLSLIVAVTKESRRRLNILQAKAQREGSVEPSQKFAYNRFAMQLENNKQLLESSETQKRHWEDSPEFIGKLFELIEQSQIYKDYMESNEDNYDADRELWRKIYRTLIQDNADLDALLEEQSLYWNDDKEVVDTFVLKTIKRFDEKNGPKQELLPEYDSEDEKDYARKLFRATILNGEEYQRFMSEASRNWDFSRLAYMDVIIMQIAIAEMLTFPSIPLNVTINEFVELAKYYSTPRSAGYINGMLDAIARHLIATGRLFKTIEDRRDRQE comes from the coding sequence ATGATTAATCGAGAGATCATCAGAATTAAAATTGTTCAGTTAACCTACGCGTACTATCAAAACGGTAACAAGAACATTGACACGGCTGAAAAAGAATTGTTCTTTAGTTTGTCGAAAGCTTACGATCTGTACAATTATTTATTGTCTCTTATCGTAGCCGTTACAAAAGAATCGCGCCGCAGATTGAACATTTTACAGGCAAAAGCACAACGAGAGGGTTCAGTGGAACCATCACAGAAGTTTGCTTACAATCGCTTTGCCATGCAGCTTGAGAACAACAAGCAACTTTTAGAGTCTTCAGAAACACAAAAACGCCATTGGGAAGACAGCCCAGAGTTCATAGGAAAATTATTTGAACTGATAGAGCAAAGCCAAATCTACAAAGATTACATGGAGAGTAATGAGGACAATTACGACGCAGACCGCGAGCTGTGGCGTAAGATTTATCGCACTCTCATTCAAGACAACGCCGACCTTGATGCCCTCTTAGAAGAACAAAGTCTTTATTGGAACGACGACAAAGAAGTTGTTGACACCTTTGTACTGAAAACCATCAAACGCTTTGACGAAAAGAATGGACCCAAGCAGGAATTGCTGCCAGAATACGACAGCGAGGACGAGAAGGACTATGCCCGCAAACTGTTTCGTGCCACAATTTTGAATGGCGAGGAGTATCAGCGATTCATGAGCGAAGCCTCACGCAACTGGGACTTCAGCCGTCTGGCCTATATGGATGTCATCATCATGCAGATTGCTATTGCAGAAATGCTCACTTTCCCCAGCATTCCCCTGAATGTTACTATCAACGAGTTCGTAGAACTGGCTAAATACTACTCTACCCCACGCAGTGCCGGCTATATCAACGGCATGCTTGATGCTATCGCCCGCCATTTGATTGCGACAGGACGGTTGTTCAAGACCATTGAGGATAGAAGAGACAGACAAGAATAA
- a CDS encoding 50S ribosomal protein L25 gives MREIAINGKKREATGKKASKLQRKEGLVPCNLYGEVKGQNGQPEALAFSAPMSELRKAIYSPHVFVVNLNIDGKECKAIIKELQFHPTTDALLHADFYEVNETKAITVGIPVKLNGLAQGVREGGKLSLSIRKINVTAPYKQIPEVLNVDVTNLGLGKAIKVGELSFEGLELATPAQVVVCSVKETRASKAAAATAE, from the coding sequence ATGAGAGAAATTGCTATCAACGGCAAGAAGCGTGAGGCTACCGGCAAGAAGGCTTCTAAGCTGCAGCGCAAGGAGGGACTTGTTCCCTGCAATCTGTATGGTGAGGTAAAAGGCCAGAATGGTCAGCCCGAAGCTTTGGCTTTCTCAGCTCCTATGTCTGAGTTGCGTAAGGCAATCTACAGCCCCCATGTATTTGTCGTAAACCTGAACATCGACGGTAAGGAGTGCAAGGCTATCATTAAGGAGCTGCAGTTCCATCCCACTACCGATGCTCTGCTGCACGCTGACTTCTATGAGGTAAATGAGACAAAGGCTATCACCGTGGGTATTCCCGTTAAGCTGAACGGTCTGGCTCAGGGCGTTCGTGAGGGTGGTAAGCTGAGCTTGTCAATCCGTAAGATTAATGTTACTGCTCCCTACAAGCAGATTCCTGAAGTTCTGAACGTTGACGTTACCAACCTGGGTCTGGGTAAGGCTATCAAGGTAGGCGAACTGAGCTTCGAAGGTCTGGAATTGGCTACTCCCGCTCAGGTAGTTGTATGCTCAGTGAAGGAGACTCGTGCTTCTAAGGCTGCTGCCGCTACTGCAGAGTAA
- the pth gene encoding aminoacyl-tRNA hydrolase: MDKYLIVGLGNVGSEYDMTRHNTGFMVLDAFAKASNIVFEDKRYGFVAETTIKGRKVFLLKPSTYMNLSGNAVRYWLNKENIDQQRLLVISDDVALPLGAFRLKANGSNGGHNGLGHIQQLIGQNYARLRMGIGNEYARGQQVDWVLGRYSDEEMKTLQPSIELGVEIINSFVLSGIDITMNQYNKLGKK, encoded by the coding sequence ATGGACAAGTACTTAATTGTTGGCTTGGGAAACGTCGGCAGTGAATACGATATGACCCGCCACAACACTGGATTTATGGTATTGGATGCTTTTGCGAAGGCATCCAATATCGTTTTTGAGGATAAGCGATACGGTTTCGTAGCCGAGACGACCATCAAGGGCCGCAAAGTTTTTCTTCTGAAACCGTCAACCTATATGAATTTGAGTGGTAATGCTGTTCGCTACTGGTTGAACAAAGAGAATATCGACCAGCAGCGCCTCCTTGTCATTAGTGATGATGTGGCATTACCCTTGGGTGCATTCCGCTTGAAGGCTAATGGTTCTAATGGAGGACATAACGGTTTAGGTCATATTCAGCAACTGATTGGTCAGAACTATGCCCGTCTGCGTATGGGTATTGGCAATGAGTATGCTCGAGGTCAGCAGGTTGACTGGGTATTGGGCCGTTATAGTGATGAAGAGATGAAAACTCTTCAGCCCAGTATTGAGCTTGGTGTAGAGATTATCAACAGCTTCGTGTTGTCAGGTATTGACATCACGATGAATCAGTATAATAAACTGGGGAAGAAATGA
- a CDS encoding RNA-binding S4 domain-containing protein: MSEARIDKWLWAARIFKTRSIAADACKNGRVMVGGTTVKPSRMVKVGETVSVRKPPVTYSFKILKTIEQRVGAKLLPEIYENVTTADQYELLEMNRISGFVDRARGTGRPTKKDRRAMDAFVSPALEGFTDFDFDEDWDEADEE; the protein is encoded by the coding sequence ATGAGTGAGGCCCGTATAGACAAATGGTTGTGGGCAGCGCGTATTTTCAAAACGCGCAGTATTGCTGCCGATGCCTGCAAGAATGGCCGTGTGATGGTGGGTGGAACTACGGTGAAGCCTTCGCGCATGGTGAAAGTTGGCGAAACGGTGAGTGTGCGCAAACCGCCTGTGACCTATTCGTTCAAGATTCTGAAAACCATCGAGCAGCGTGTTGGTGCCAAGCTCCTTCCTGAGATCTATGAGAATGTTACAACGGCCGACCAGTATGAACTGTTGGAAATGAACCGTATCAGCGGTTTTGTGGATCGTGCACGTGGTACAGGACGCCCCACCAAGAAAGACCGTCGCGCTATGGATGCATTCGTTTCGCCTGCTCTTGAAGGTTTTACTGACTTCGATTTTGATGAAGATTGGGACGAAGCGGATGAAGAGTAA
- a CDS encoding peroxiredoxin family protein, which yields MKKILLMAALMLASLPITAQVSSQQDAKNVRAIGAMFTDVVEADTLGNTHKLSEYVGKGNYVLIDFWASWCGPCMMEMPNVKANYEKYKAKGFNVVGLSFDRSEGAWKRAIREKELNWIHLSDLKYWQSIAGQTYGIRSIPSSILCDPKGKIVANDLRGEALGEKLKEIYGF from the coding sequence ATGAAGAAAATCCTTTTAATGGCTGCCCTGATGTTAGCATCACTGCCCATCACGGCACAAGTAAGTTCACAACAGGACGCAAAGAATGTGCGCGCTATTGGTGCAATGTTTACCGATGTTGTTGAAGCAGACACTTTGGGTAACACCCACAAACTGAGTGAATACGTAGGCAAAGGAAACTATGTACTGATTGATTTCTGGGCTTCATGGTGCGGTCCCTGTATGATGGAAATGCCAAATGTGAAGGCCAACTACGAAAAGTACAAAGCCAAGGGATTCAACGTTGTCGGTCTTTCGTTCGACCGTTCAGAAGGTGCATGGAAGCGTGCCATCCGTGAAAAAGAACTGAACTGGATTCATCTGTCAGACCTGAAGTACTGGCAGTCGATTGCTGGACAGACATACGGCATTCGCAGTATTCCCTCAAGCATTCTCTGCGACCCGAAAGGAAAAATCGTTGCCAACGACCTGCGCGGTGAGGCACTTGGAGAAAAGCTGAAAGAGATCTACGGTTTCTAA
- the pepI gene encoding proline iminopeptidase, translated as MNNRVVEGYMPFMGHQTYYRIVGEQSGKVPLLLLHGGPGSTHNYFEVLDCIADTGRQVISYDQIGCGNSYLDGHPELWTLDTWIDELIAIREYLHLDTVHILGQSWGAMQAIAYAIDQKPVGIKSLILSSGHASSSLWASEQHRLIKFMSAEDQEAIRQAEATGKWDDPDYLRANEHYFELYVTSVDEHSPECLTRPKRAGTEAYLYGWGPNEYQPLGSLKDFEYTDKLYQISQPTLICSGTRDICTPVVAASLYEHIPQSKWHLFKKARHMCFVDAHKEYCEVLAEWLREND; from the coding sequence ATGAATAATCGTGTTGTTGAAGGTTATATGCCTTTTATGGGGCATCAGACCTACTATCGCATTGTTGGCGAGCAGTCGGGAAAAGTCCCTTTGTTGTTGCTTCACGGAGGACCAGGAAGTACCCACAATTATTTTGAGGTTCTCGACTGTATAGCCGATACGGGCCGGCAAGTTATCTCGTACGATCAGATAGGTTGCGGCAATTCCTATCTCGATGGGCATCCTGAACTATGGACACTGGACACGTGGATAGACGAACTTATTGCTATTCGCGAATATCTTCATTTGGATACCGTTCATATTCTTGGTCAGTCGTGGGGTGCCATGCAGGCCATAGCGTATGCAATCGACCAAAAGCCTGTAGGCATTAAATCGTTGATTCTTTCTTCTGGGCATGCCTCCAGCAGTCTGTGGGCCAGTGAACAGCACCGGCTTATTAAGTTCATGTCGGCCGAGGATCAGGAGGCCATCAGGCAAGCTGAAGCCACGGGGAAGTGGGATGATCCTGATTATCTTCGTGCCAACGAGCACTATTTTGAACTGTATGTGACCAGCGTTGATGAACACTCGCCAGAATGTCTAACACGTCCGAAGCGTGCCGGTACGGAAGCTTATTTATATGGATGGGGCCCTAATGAATATCAGCCTTTGGGAAGTTTGAAGGATTTTGAATACACAGACAAGCTTTACCAAATATCTCAGCCCACCTTAATATGTAGTGGTACGCGCGATATCTGTACTCCTGTTGTTGCCGCTTCACTCTATGAGCATATCCCACAGAGCAAGTGGCATCTGTTCAAAAAGGCCCGCCACATGTGTTTCGTGGATGCTCACAAGGAGTATTGCGAAGTGCTTGCTGAATGGTTGCGGGAGAATGATTAG